From Chengkuizengella sediminis, one genomic window encodes:
- a CDS encoding (2Fe-2S) ferredoxin domain-containing protein, protein MATWNLTTTNQHVLICNGGSCKNEGAEELTQAIRNEITNRGLDPYIHTTRTLCNGRCEDKCVVISYPDGIWYKGMTSGDASIFIECLVTGQLLEGKISHTYNGESFIPIKGTKVGKVKDEETVKKVSKIF, encoded by the coding sequence ATGGCGACATGGAATTTAACGACTACAAACCAACATGTGTTAATATGCAATGGGGGCAGTTGTAAAAATGAAGGCGCAGAAGAATTAACGCAAGCGATTAGAAATGAAATAACAAATAGAGGATTAGATCCATATATACATACAACTAGAACACTTTGTAATGGACGATGTGAGGACAAATGTGTCGTGATTAGTTATCCAGATGGTATTTGGTATAAAGGTATGACTAGTGGCGATGCTTCGATTTTCATTGAATGTCTTGTAACAGGGCAACTGCTAGAGGGAAAAATCAGCCATACTTATAATGGTGAATCTTTTATACCTATAAAAGGCACTAAAGTAGGAAAAGTGAAAGATGAGGAGACTGTGAAAAAGGTTTCTAAAATATTTTAG
- a CDS encoding ABC transporter permease: MTFSLKRVYAIFTKDYKDLLKNSYVLFTIALPIFYALLLNRIGDENATFNLLPINLALVITGAFIQAAIVAEEKEKNTLRGLLLSPASTLEILIGKSVLSAVVTVLVILICVKLGGFVIVSLSLFALMIFLNLIIYLAVGTMLGLLSRTVMETSIIGMPFMLVFGMISMFKPLFKNEMLLNAIEYLPGEQFAAAWMTISEGGQFGDITGELVVLTLWAIVAVVVTFITYGKRRFDK, encoded by the coding sequence ATGACATTTTCATTGAAGAGAGTATACGCCATTTTTACGAAGGATTATAAAGATTTATTAAAAAATTCTTATGTATTATTTACTATTGCTCTTCCTATATTTTATGCTTTGTTGTTAAACCGTATAGGTGACGAGAATGCTACCTTCAATTTACTGCCGATTAATCTTGCATTGGTTATTACAGGTGCTTTCATACAAGCTGCCATCGTCGCTGAAGAAAAAGAGAAAAATACATTACGTGGTTTGTTATTATCTCCCGCAAGTACATTGGAAATATTAATTGGAAAAAGTGTTTTATCAGCAGTTGTGACGGTATTGGTCATTCTAATCTGTGTTAAATTAGGTGGTTTTGTCATTGTATCACTTTCTCTATTTGCACTAATGATCTTTTTAAACTTAATCATTTACCTTGCTGTAGGAACAATGTTAGGGTTGCTTTCAAGAACAGTGATGGAAACTTCAATTATTGGAATGCCTTTCATGTTGGTTTTCGGAATGATCTCTATGTTTAAACCGTTGTTTAAAAATGAAATGCTTTTAAATGCGATTGAGTATTTACCAGGAGAGCAGTTTGCTGCTGCATGGATGACAATAAGTGAAGGTGGTCAGTTTGGAGATATAACAGGGGAGCTGGTTGTACTAACGCTATGGGCAATTGTTGCAGTTGTAGTCACATTTATTACTTATGGAAAACGTCGTTTTGATAAATAG
- a CDS encoding winged helix-turn-helix domain-containing protein, whose protein sequence is MNLEHKPKKKLITDVDQILMLNHPLKMEILQQLTESRSSSEVAKLIGEPPQKINYHIKKLEGVGLIQRVGHRNVRNLVEVLYETVAEQFVLSDDSKINNKLIQQMKDQGSLKYLFEMSEQMKQDTMKLMNVVDESNHVPSATLDFTIKLSNEEQRKQFIDDYVQMIKKLVSKYNANGDESNEVFQAMIALYPHIKEGDEQK, encoded by the coding sequence ATGAATTTAGAACATAAACCTAAAAAGAAGCTAATTACAGATGTAGATCAAATTCTGATGTTAAATCATCCACTTAAAATGGAAATCTTACAGCAATTAACTGAAAGTCGCTCATCAAGTGAAGTTGCCAAACTTATAGGAGAACCTCCTCAAAAAATTAACTATCACATTAAAAAGTTAGAAGGGGTAGGTCTCATTCAAAGGGTAGGACACCGTAATGTACGTAATTTGGTGGAAGTGTTGTATGAAACAGTTGCTGAGCAATTTGTGTTATCAGATGATTCAAAAATAAATAATAAGTTAATTCAGCAAATGAAGGATCAAGGTTCGTTAAAGTATTTGTTTGAAATGTCAGAACAAATGAAACAAGACACAATGAAATTAATGAATGTTGTAGATGAATCAAACCATGTACCAAGTGCTACACTTGATTTTACAATAAAGCTTTCAAATGAAGAACAGAGAAAACAGTTTATCGATGACTATGTGCAGATGATTAAAAAGTTAGTTTCAAAATACAATGCAAATGGAGATGAGTCTAATGAAGTATTTCAAGCGATGATTGCTTTATACCCTCACATTAAAGAAGGAGATGAACAAAAATGA
- a CDS encoding ornithine--oxo-acid transaminase, which produces MTTSKNIIEKTDQLGAHNYHPLPIVISKAEGVWVEDPEGNKYMDMLSAYSAVNQGHRHPKIIQALTDQANKVTLTSRAFHNDQLGAFYEKVVKLTNKDMVLPMNTGAEAVETAVKTARRWAYEVKKVADNQAEIIACVGNFHGRTMTAVSLSSEPEYQRGFGPMLPGIKLIPYGDIEALKQAITPNTAAFLLEPIQGEAGIVIPPDGFLKEAANVCKESNVLFIADEIQAGLGRSGKMFACDWDNVVPDMYILGKALGGGVFPISCVAANKDVLGVFNPGSHGSTFGGNPLACAVSVAALEVLEEEKLAERSLELGTYFQQKLKEIKNPMIKEVRGKGLFIGVELNEPARSYCEELKEKGLLCKETHENVIRFAPPLMISKEDLDWAIEKIIAVLSKSEVKTN; this is translated from the coding sequence ATGACAACATCAAAAAATATTATTGAAAAAACAGATCAATTAGGAGCACATAATTATCATCCACTTCCGATTGTCATTTCAAAAGCAGAGGGAGTATGGGTAGAAGATCCTGAAGGAAACAAATACATGGATATGTTAAGTGCTTATTCTGCAGTAAACCAAGGACACCGCCATCCAAAGATTATTCAAGCATTAACAGACCAAGCCAATAAGGTTACATTAACTTCAAGAGCTTTCCATAATGATCAATTAGGAGCTTTTTATGAGAAGGTTGTAAAACTAACGAATAAAGACATGGTGCTTCCTATGAATACAGGAGCAGAAGCGGTTGAAACTGCTGTTAAAACAGCACGACGTTGGGCTTATGAAGTGAAAAAAGTGGCAGATAACCAAGCAGAAATTATTGCTTGCGTTGGGAATTTTCATGGTCGTACGATGACGGCAGTTTCATTATCATCAGAGCCTGAATACCAACGTGGTTTTGGTCCGATGTTGCCAGGTATTAAACTAATTCCATATGGTGATATTGAAGCATTAAAACAAGCGATTACTCCTAATACAGCTGCATTTTTATTGGAACCTATTCAAGGAGAGGCAGGGATTGTGATTCCTCCTGATGGTTTTTTAAAGGAAGCAGCCAATGTGTGTAAAGAAAGTAATGTTCTCTTTATTGCAGATGAAATTCAAGCTGGTTTAGGAAGATCTGGAAAGATGTTTGCTTGTGATTGGGATAACGTTGTACCAGACATGTATATTTTAGGAAAGGCACTTGGTGGAGGAGTATTCCCAATCTCATGTGTAGCTGCTAATAAAGATGTTCTAGGTGTATTCAATCCTGGATCTCATGGATCTACTTTTGGTGGAAACCCACTCGCTTGTGCGGTATCCGTAGCAGCACTTGAAGTACTTGAGGAAGAAAAACTAGCGGAACGTTCTTTAGAGCTTGGAACGTATTTTCAACAAAAGCTAAAAGAAATTAAGAACCCAATGATAAAAGAAGTTCGCGGTAAAGGATTATTTATCGGGGTTGAACTTAATGAACCAGCAAGATCTTATTGTGAGGAACTCAAAGAGAAGGGGCTTCTTTGTAAAGAAACACATGAAAATGTAATTCGATTTGCACCTCCATTAATGATTTCAAAAGAAGATCTAGATTGGGCGATAGAAAAAATCATTGCTGTTTTAAGTAAAAGTGAAGTGAAAACGAACTAA
- a CDS encoding aldo/keto reductase, whose translation MRLTVSTETALRNLGASDLKISALGLGTWQFSKGNGFVGGFWPVLEKQEIEEIIQISLRGGINWFDTAEAYGRGKSEEALADVLNGLGDEAKDALIATKWWPALRTAKSIKQTINQRLQSLKGREIDLYMVHQPFSFSSATAEMNEMAILLKEGKINHVGVSNFNEKKLREAHRALKKHGFPLVSNQMKYSLLDRRIENNGVLDAAKELGITIIAYSPLEQGILTGKFHKKPELTKNITGPRKYRSGFKPSAMKRTQPLIDLLDQLAQEYNVTTSQIVLNWTINFHGETIVAIPGATKKHHAEENVGTLSFKLSEKHLAEIDKVSKEVSVK comes from the coding sequence ATGAGATTGACAGTAAGTACAGAAACGGCTCTTCGAAACTTAGGTGCATCTGACTTAAAGATTTCAGCATTAGGTTTGGGTACATGGCAATTTAGTAAAGGGAATGGATTCGTAGGTGGTTTTTGGCCAGTATTGGAAAAACAAGAGATTGAAGAAATTATTCAAATTAGCCTAAGAGGTGGTATCAATTGGTTTGATACCGCTGAGGCTTATGGAAGAGGGAAATCAGAAGAAGCACTGGCTGATGTTTTGAATGGTTTAGGAGACGAAGCAAAGGATGCATTGATTGCAACGAAGTGGTGGCCTGCTCTTAGAACAGCAAAATCTATTAAGCAGACTATAAATCAAAGACTTCAATCGCTTAAAGGTAGAGAAATTGATTTGTATATGGTTCATCAACCTTTTTCCTTTTCTAGTGCTACCGCTGAGATGAATGAGATGGCTATTTTATTAAAAGAAGGAAAAATAAATCATGTTGGTGTTAGTAATTTTAATGAGAAGAAATTGAGAGAAGCACATCGTGCATTAAAAAAGCACGGATTCCCTCTAGTATCCAATCAAATGAAATACAGTTTATTAGATCGACGTATTGAAAACAATGGGGTGTTGGATGCGGCGAAAGAGCTTGGAATTACCATTATTGCATATTCCCCACTCGAACAAGGGATATTAACAGGAAAATTCCATAAAAAACCTGAGCTCACAAAAAATATAACTGGTCCTCGTAAGTATCGCTCAGGATTTAAACCATCGGCAATGAAAAGAACGCAGCCGTTGATTGATTTACTTGATCAGTTAGCACAGGAATATAACGTTACAACAAGTCAGATTGTTCTAAATTGGACGATCAATTTCCACGGAGAAACGATTGTTGCCATTCCGGGAGCAACCAAAAAGCACCATGCTGAAGAAAATGTGGGTACGTTATCTTTTAAATTATCAGAAAAACATCTTGCTGAAATTGATAAGGTTTCAAAAGAAGTTTCTGTTAAATAA
- the rocF gene encoding arginase — translation MNQQISIIGVPMDLGQTRRGVDMGPSAIRYAGIVERLQNLEYDIKDLGNIEISHLTDDQDDVNDKDHNLRNLQEVKEVNEKLASSISNVISESRFPLILGGDHSIGIGTIAGVAKHYNNLGVIWFDAHGDLNTAETSPTGNIHGMSLAVGLGLGHEKLTSIGEFTPKIKPENIVIIGARSLDEGEKDLIREKGIKVYSMHEIDRLGMSKVMEQAIAYISKNTDGVHLSLDLDALNPHDAPGVGTPVLGGVSYRESHLAMEMLAESDIVTSAEFVEVNPILDERNKTATVAVALMGSLFGEKLT, via the coding sequence ATGAATCAACAAATCTCAATTATTGGTGTACCTATGGATCTAGGACAAACACGCCGTGGAGTTGATATGGGCCCTAGCGCAATTCGGTATGCTGGAATTGTAGAGCGTTTGCAAAATTTAGAATATGATATTAAGGATTTAGGGAATATTGAAATAAGCCATTTAACAGATGACCAGGATGATGTTAACGATAAAGATCATAATTTAAGAAATTTACAGGAAGTGAAAGAGGTAAATGAAAAACTAGCTTCTTCTATTTCAAATGTAATTTCAGAAAGTCGGTTTCCACTAATACTAGGGGGCGATCATAGTATTGGAATTGGAACCATTGCAGGAGTTGCAAAACATTATAACAATCTTGGTGTTATTTGGTTTGATGCACATGGAGATTTAAACACTGCGGAAACTTCACCAACAGGGAACATTCATGGAATGTCATTGGCTGTAGGTCTTGGCTTAGGTCATGAAAAGCTTACAAGTATTGGAGAATTCACACCAAAGATCAAACCTGAAAACATAGTCATTATCGGTGCGCGTTCTCTAGACGAGGGAGAGAAAGATTTAATTCGCGAAAAAGGAATTAAAGTGTATTCAATGCATGAAATTGACCGCCTCGGAATGAGTAAAGTCATGGAACAAGCAATTGCCTACATTTCGAAAAATACAGATGGTGTTCATTTAAGCTTAGATTTAGACGCATTAAATCCTCATGATGCACCAGGCGTTGGAACACCAGTTCTTGGAGGAGTGTCTTATAGAGAAAGTCACTTAGCAATGGAAATGTTGGCAGAATCAGATATTGTTACATCTGCTGAATTTGTTGAAGTGAATCCAATATTGGATGAGAGAAATAAAACAGCGACGGTTGCTGTAGCATTAATGGGTTCATTATTTGGTGAAAAACTAACATAA
- a CDS encoding glutathione peroxidase, whose amino-acid sequence MSVYEYSVQTIKGEEKSLKDFEGKVILIVNTASKCGFTPQYKQLQELHESYSEKGLVVLGFPCNQFGDQEPGEESDIESFCELNYGVTFPMFAKVDVNGDDAHPLFTYLKKEAPGILGSKGIKWNFTKFLIDKSGKPVARYAPKTDPLEMKNEIEKLLSE is encoded by the coding sequence ATGTCAGTTTATGAATATTCAGTACAAACAATTAAAGGTGAAGAAAAATCTTTGAAAGATTTTGAGGGGAAAGTAATATTGATAGTGAATACTGCAAGTAAATGCGGTTTTACACCACAATATAAACAACTTCAAGAGCTTCATGAAAGTTATAGTGAGAAAGGATTAGTTGTATTAGGTTTCCCATGTAATCAATTTGGTGACCAGGAGCCTGGTGAAGAATCTGATATTGAGAGCTTTTGTGAACTGAATTACGGTGTTACTTTCCCGATGTTTGCAAAGGTTGATGTAAATGGAGATGATGCTCACCCGTTATTTACTTATTTAAAAAAAGAAGCCCCTGGAATTCTAGGATCTAAAGGGATTAAATGGAATTTCACTAAGTTTTTAATCGATAAATCTGGTAAACCAGTAGCTCGTTATGCACCGAAAACAGATCCACTAGAAATGAAAAATGAAATTGAGAAATTATTAAGTGAATAG
- a CDS encoding ABC transporter ATP-binding protein, with amino-acid sequence MNNIIEVKNLSKSFGNKIALKNVSFKVKKGETFGFLGPSGSGKTTTIKMLTSQLLQTTGEIKVFNQPLKKQKDPSFMKRIGILTDNSGLYDRLTVYDNLTLFSQLYDVNQKQINEILEVVNLQNDNKTQVKKLSKGMKQRVTLARAMLHKPELLFLDEPTSALDPVNTKHIHDGLKQLNEQGTTIFLTTHDMMEAEQLCDRVAFLHQGEIKQLDTPQNLRIQYMDSSVTLLLKDNQRIVVNKDEKGAKAIYQHMKSGEVVSIHSNEPTLGEIFVQITGRELA; translated from the coding sequence ATGAATAACATTATAGAAGTCAAAAATTTAAGTAAATCATTTGGTAATAAAATAGCTTTAAAAAATGTATCATTTAAAGTAAAAAAAGGAGAAACATTTGGTTTTTTAGGTCCGAGTGGATCGGGGAAAACAACTACGATTAAAATGTTAACTTCACAGCTACTACAAACAACTGGTGAAATAAAAGTTTTTAATCAACCATTAAAAAAACAAAAAGATCCATCCTTTATGAAACGGATTGGTATTTTAACAGATAATAGTGGGTTGTATGATCGTCTTACAGTTTATGATAACCTAACACTTTTCTCTCAGCTTTATGATGTAAATCAAAAGCAAATTAATGAAATTTTAGAAGTAGTAAACTTACAAAATGATAACAAAACACAAGTAAAAAAGCTTTCAAAAGGTATGAAACAAAGAGTTACATTAGCACGAGCAATGCTGCATAAACCTGAGCTTTTATTTTTAGATGAACCGACTTCAGCATTAGACCCTGTAAATACAAAACACATACATGATGGGTTAAAACAGCTTAATGAACAAGGGACAACAATCTTTTTGACAACACATGATATGATGGAAGCGGAACAGCTTTGTGATCGAGTGGCATTTTTACATCAAGGAGAAATAAAACAGCTCGATACACCTCAAAATTTACGAATACAATATATGGACTCTTCTGTTACCTTGCTACTTAAAGATAATCAACGTATTGTTGTGAACAAAGATGAAAAAGGAGCAAAGGCTATATATCAACATATGAAATCTGGAGAAGTGGTTTCGATTCATTCAAACGAACCAACGCTTGGAGAAATTTTTGTACAAATTACGGGGAGGGAATTAGCATGA
- a CDS encoding lipid II flippase Amj family protein: MEILNDKVIYISLFILIIHTIETLAYAVRLSGARVGLIASALSLFNLMVIISRMANMMQQPFTGSLIDTAPSTNTLTFVESQFRVIIGASTVGTVIGIFLLPTFIALFSRAIIHLSVQRGSIPAFFKNVSTIDHIKRGINHTHFPGRSYLKGVTLKNIPKRLFMINMVVTAIYTIGVLSALYAALLVPERASTAIMASGLINGIATILLVVFVDPKISVLADDVINKRGSYTKLKNVSIMMVISRLLGTLLAQVIFLPGAKYVAWFTKIIA; this comes from the coding sequence TTGGAAATTTTAAATGATAAAGTCATTTATATTTCTCTATTTATTTTAATCATACATACCATTGAAACACTAGCCTATGCTGTTCGTCTATCAGGAGCAAGAGTCGGTTTAATAGCATCCGCTCTATCTCTTTTTAATCTGATGGTTATCATTTCAAGAATGGCAAACATGATGCAACAGCCTTTCACAGGCAGTTTAATCGATACAGCTCCATCAACGAATACGCTAACATTTGTTGAAAGCCAATTTAGAGTAATCATAGGTGCTTCAACTGTTGGCACGGTTATAGGCATTTTTTTACTTCCAACTTTTATTGCTTTATTTTCGAGAGCAATTATACACTTATCTGTTCAACGAGGTTCGATTCCAGCTTTTTTTAAAAATGTTTCAACAATTGACCATATAAAAAGAGGTATAAATCATACACACTTTCCTGGGAGGTCCTATCTAAAAGGAGTCACATTAAAAAATATTCCCAAAAGATTATTCATGATTAATATGGTAGTCACTGCAATATATACAATCGGTGTTCTATCTGCTTTATACGCAGCTCTATTAGTTCCAGAAAGAGCATCAACTGCCATTATGGCTTCAGGATTAATTAATGGTATAGCAACAATTCTGCTTGTGGTTTTTGTAGATCCTAAAATATCAGTACTGGCTGATGATGTTATAAATAAAAGAGGTAGCTATACAAAATTAAAAAATGTATCAATCATGATGGTAATATCAAGGTTATTAGGTACATTGCTTGCTCAAGTGATATTTTTGCCAGGTGCAAAATATGTAGCTTGGTTTACTAAAATTATTGCTTGA
- a CDS encoding sulfite exporter TauE/SafE family protein encodes MSDLTIFQLCLTILAALLIGFSKTGIPSAGIFFVVILASIFPAKESVGILLPMLIAADIVAVIYYRRTVVWKYLIKLIPWVISGIIIGFFVLKSITDDELSLLLGIIILTLIFLHISKNKLESWLQSNFTESSLFLNFLGILAGFTTMVGNAAGAIMAIYLLTKGLKKNEFIGTGAWFFLSVNVIKIPFFVYLGLITPTTLIFNAWMIPAILIGTWLGIKFLPRIPQNHFQTTILALSAIGGIKLIYDGVVYLMK; translated from the coding sequence ATGTCTGATTTAACTATTTTTCAATTATGTTTAACTATCCTAGCTGCTTTATTAATTGGATTTTCAAAAACGGGGATACCCAGTGCTGGAATCTTTTTTGTTGTCATACTAGCATCCATCTTTCCAGCCAAGGAATCTGTCGGTATTTTACTACCTATGTTAATTGCAGCTGATATCGTAGCCGTTATTTACTATAGACGAACGGTAGTTTGGAAGTATCTTATCAAATTAATTCCATGGGTGATTAGTGGAATCATTATTGGTTTTTTTGTTTTAAAATCTATTACAGATGATGAACTATCTCTTTTACTAGGGATTATTATATTAACTCTTATCTTTTTACACATTTCTAAAAACAAACTTGAAAGCTGGCTTCAATCCAATTTTACTGAGTCTTCTCTTTTTCTAAACTTTCTCGGCATATTAGCGGGTTTCACAACAATGGTTGGAAATGCAGCAGGTGCCATCATGGCGATTTACTTGTTAACTAAAGGATTAAAGAAAAATGAATTTATTGGGACTGGCGCATGGTTTTTCCTTTCAGTAAATGTAATTAAAATCCCGTTTTTCGTCTATCTTGGACTTATCACTCCAACAACACTAATATTTAATGCTTGGATGATCCCAGCGATCTTAATTGGAACTTGGTTAGGCATCAAATTTCTACCTCGTATACCACAAAATCATTTTCAAACGACGATTCTAGCTCTATCAGCAATTGGAGGAATTAAGTTGATTTATGATGGTGTTGTATATCTGATGAAGTGA
- a CDS encoding LytTR family transcriptional regulator DNA-binding domain-containing protein has translation MSILNIKQLEKNMGNSVLFPAIDLEIHRGEVVAIQCNREVGSKLIQLMIGELPVSSGEILFFSNPLNKNFKSLSKRIGIVFVNENLYERLTAKQYLHFYKQLYEVKIDINPILEQVGLLNKSKVKISRLTFSEKKRLHFARVLVHQPDLIILEEPDQNVDIESRIIIQKVINEFVSQEGAVLITTSYLESAIMMTNHIYHLNDQGLKKLEVMDEEDNVKDEKEENSTEPNISKEDSTTPSNMQVRFEKIPAKVDEKIILFDPMEIDFVESSEGISHLHVKGEVFPCTYTLNDLLSRLQPFGFFRCHRSYIVNLQKVREVITWTRNSYSLVLDDSKKSSIPLSKGKLTDLKGIIGF, from the coding sequence ATGAGTATATTAAACATTAAACAATTAGAAAAAAACATGGGAAATTCGGTATTATTTCCTGCAATAGATTTAGAGATTCATCGTGGAGAAGTAGTCGCTATCCAATGTAATAGAGAAGTAGGTTCAAAGTTAATACAATTGATGATCGGTGAGTTGCCTGTGTCTAGTGGTGAGATATTATTTTTTAGTAACCCATTAAATAAAAATTTTAAGAGCTTAAGCAAAAGGATTGGCATCGTATTTGTAAATGAAAATTTGTATGAAAGACTGACAGCAAAGCAGTATTTACATTTTTACAAACAACTCTATGAAGTAAAAATAGACATCAATCCAATCCTAGAACAAGTTGGTTTATTAAATAAGTCGAAAGTGAAAATTAGTAGATTGACTTTTTCAGAAAAGAAACGTTTACACTTTGCTCGTGTATTGGTCCATCAACCTGACTTGATTATTTTGGAAGAGCCTGATCAGAATGTAGACATTGAAAGTAGAATTATCATTCAGAAAGTGATCAATGAATTTGTTTCTCAAGAAGGAGCTGTTTTGATTACGACTAGTTATCTTGAGAGTGCGATTATGATGACAAATCATATATACCATCTAAATGATCAAGGTTTGAAAAAATTGGAAGTTATGGATGAGGAAGATAATGTGAAAGATGAAAAGGAAGAGAACTCAACAGAACCCAATATTTCTAAAGAAGATTCAACAACCCCTTCTAATATGCAGGTTCGTTTTGAAAAAATTCCAGCCAAAGTAGACGAGAAAATCATACTGTTTGACCCTATGGAAATTGATTTTGTTGAAAGTAGTGAGGGAATATCCCATTTACATGTTAAGGGTGAGGTGTTTCCCTGTACATACACTTTAAACGATTTGCTCAGTCGACTTCAACCGTTTGGCTTTTTCCGTTGTCATCGTTCATATATTGTGAATTTACAAAAAGTACGGGAAGTGATCACCTGGACACGGAATAGTTATAGTTTAGTTTTAGATGATTCTAAAAAAAGTTCAATTCCATTGTCAAAGGGCAAATTGACTGATTTGAAAGGCATTATAGGGTTTTAA
- a CDS encoding ATP-dependent Clp protease proteolytic subunit produces MSTIPYVVEQSKNGERSYDIYSRLLKDRIVMIGSEINDQLANSVVAQLLFLSADNSEKDIQMYINSPGGSVTAGMAIFDAMQHVKSDVSTMCMGLAASMGAFLLIGGAEGKRYALPNSEIMLHQPLGGARGQASDIDIHAKHIIETRKRMNQIMSDRSKVSVEEMYNITDRDRFFFPEEAKELGLIDHILVK; encoded by the coding sequence ATGAGTACAATTCCATATGTTGTTGAGCAAAGCAAAAATGGAGAACGTTCTTATGATATTTATTCAAGACTTTTGAAGGATCGTATCGTAATGATTGGTAGTGAGATTAACGATCAGCTTGCGAACTCTGTTGTAGCTCAATTATTATTTTTGTCAGCAGACAATTCAGAAAAAGATATTCAAATGTACATTAACTCACCTGGTGGCTCTGTTACAGCTGGTATGGCTATATTTGATGCTATGCAGCATGTAAAATCTGATGTTAGTACAATGTGTATGGGGTTAGCGGCGTCTATGGGTGCATTTTTACTAATTGGAGGAGCAGAGGGGAAACGTTATGCACTTCCAAATAGTGAAATTATGCTTCATCAACCGTTAGGTGGTGCTCGTGGTCAGGCTTCGGACATTGATATACATGCCAAACACATTATCGAAACTAGGAAAAGAATGAATCAAATTATGTCGGACCGCTCAAAGGTTTCAGTGGAGGAAATGTATAACATTACGGATCGTGACCGTTTCTTTTTTCCAGAGGAAGCAAAGGAACTGGGATTGATTGACCATATTCTTGTGAAATAA
- a CDS encoding SDR family oxidoreductase, whose protein sequence is MKILIIGGTRFIGRYLVSEALTRGHEITLFNRGNHHHEFADDVEHLIGDREHQLDVLKNRKWDAVIDTCGYVPRDVYHSTQTLADQTDHYTFISSISVYKDWMPEGIDEKYAVQILSKEKVEEITRGTSGFIPEYYGALKYMCEKEAENTLGNKLLTIRPGLIVGKYDYSERLPYWVNRVDNGGKVLAPGDPHQRIQFIDAKDLASWNLDMIEHKETGTFNATGINRNLTMLELLETCKEITKSNAEFYWGSEQFLLENDVKPWSDMPLWIPSNHPLQGEEKPWKGANSFNIDKALSKGLTFRSLKETIGDIHTWNQLREVEISKAGITLEREQQLLKELAKYSA, encoded by the coding sequence TTGAAAATATTGATTATTGGAGGTACACGATTTATAGGGAGATATCTAGTATCTGAAGCTTTAACTAGAGGACATGAGATTACGTTATTCAATCGAGGAAATCATCATCATGAATTTGCTGACGATGTTGAGCATCTGATAGGTGATCGGGAACATCAGTTAGATGTTTTAAAAAATCGAAAGTGGGATGCTGTGATTGACACATGTGGATATGTTCCAAGAGATGTTTATCATTCCACCCAAACTTTAGCAGATCAGACAGATCATTATACTTTTATCTCTAGTATTTCAGTATATAAAGATTGGATGCCAGAAGGAATAGATGAAAAGTATGCAGTTCAAATTTTATCTAAGGAAAAAGTAGAAGAAATTACTCGAGGTACTTCAGGTTTCATTCCTGAGTATTATGGAGCATTAAAATATATGTGTGAGAAGGAAGCAGAAAATACATTAGGAAATAAGTTGCTAACGATAAGACCCGGTCTAATTGTTGGTAAATATGATTATTCGGAGCGACTACCTTACTGGGTAAATAGAGTAGATAACGGTGGAAAAGTACTAGCTCCAGGAGATCCTCATCAAAGAATTCAATTCATCGATGCAAAAGACTTAGCATCTTGGAATTTAGACATGATAGAACATAAAGAGACAGGTACATTTAATGCAACAGGTATAAATAGAAACTTAACCATGTTAGAGTTGCTTGAAACGTGTAAAGAAATAACCAAAAGTAATGCAGAATTTTATTGGGGAAGTGAGCAGTTTTTATTAGAAAACGATGTTAAACCTTGGTCAGATATGCCGTTATGGATTCCAAGTAATCACCCTTTACAGGGCGAAGAAAAACCTTGGAAAGGTGCAAATTCTTTTAATATCGATAAAGCACTAAGCAAAGGGCTTACTTTCCGCTCATTGAAAGAAACAATCGGAGACATTCATACGTGGAATCAATTAAGAGAGGTTGAAATTAGCAAGGCTGGTATAACCTTGGAAAGGGAACAACAATTATTGAAGGAATTAGCTAAATACAGTGCATGA